A genomic region of Prosthecobacter algae contains the following coding sequences:
- a CDS encoding PSD1 and planctomycete cytochrome C domain-containing protein: MTTPRFVRHFTLLGLAVSPSLAFANPAPASAAPAAAAPVDFAQVQALLESKCLECHNPDKVKGKLLMNTAEAMIKGGSSGTSLVPGKPDESELLKRVVLPADHDDIMPPKGGPLAANEIDLLKRWIAEGAHWPQGLTLRAKSPEEIKALAELNAKLPSMTKLEIFPDKFALETKRDFHQVVVMATFADATTRDVTKFSNLRVADAKVASLTGDVLQPVADAGSTELLATLGSTTVKAPVSLNGGQKERAISFNLDVMPVFLRGGCNAGGCHGAARGKDGFRLSLFGMDPQGDYTRLTREMVGRRVNLAIPEESTLVEKAVGAVPHSGNQCYEPESQYNKAILEWISNGAQYDPPTVAKVTGIEVFPKQIVLEGQGSTQQITVRATYSDGSDRDVTKLALFMSNNDPTASINKDGLVTSGDRGAAFTLARFDVYSVTAQVLVIPAKLEYERPKLVENNYIDTLVNENLHKLRILPSGVCTDEEFVRRAYIDVIGIYPKPDEIKTFLADANPKKREALVDSLTQRKEFTEVWVMKWAELLQIRSGIAGNNNQPPFYKNALLYYNWLGDRIGKNVPLDEIVTELLSSTGGTVSTPAVNFYQTELDQLKLTENVAQVFMGMRIQCAQCHNHPFDRWTMDDYYGFKAFFSQIGRKATDDPQEVIIFNNKGGESRHFLTQAVMKPKFLGGESPEIKPGEDRRKILAEWIASPKNPYFARNISNIVWAHFFGLGIVDPVDDVRVSNPPSNPELLAALAENLTNYKYDMRRLVKDICTSMTYQRSTKVNETNAGDKKNFSHAQVRRVRAEILLDAISQITETPNKFQGLPLGARAVQIADGAVSNYFLTTFGRAKRESVCSCEVKMEPTLSQALHLMNGDAVNDRIKQGKVVATLIKEKKTDAEIIENLYLRVFGRLPKDKEKEAINQTLAGAGDQRQLALEDVFWALLNSKEFYFNH, translated from the coding sequence ATGACAACTCCTCGATTCGTTCGCCATTTCACCCTACTAGGCCTTGCCGTGTCGCCCTCGTTGGCGTTCGCCAACCCGGCCCCAGCATCTGCTGCTCCGGCAGCCGCTGCACCGGTGGATTTTGCCCAGGTTCAGGCTCTGTTGGAAAGCAAGTGCCTGGAGTGCCACAATCCGGACAAGGTGAAGGGCAAGCTGCTTATGAATACGGCGGAGGCCATGATCAAAGGCGGCTCCTCCGGCACCTCACTGGTTCCCGGCAAACCGGATGAGAGTGAACTGCTGAAGCGTGTGGTCCTCCCTGCGGATCACGATGACATCATGCCCCCAAAAGGTGGTCCTCTCGCGGCGAATGAAATTGACCTGCTGAAGCGCTGGATCGCCGAAGGTGCCCACTGGCCCCAGGGGCTGACCCTTCGTGCCAAAAGCCCCGAGGAGATCAAGGCACTGGCGGAGCTGAATGCCAAGTTGCCTTCCATGACCAAGCTGGAGATCTTCCCAGACAAGTTTGCTCTCGAAACCAAGCGTGACTTTCATCAGGTGGTCGTCATGGCCACCTTTGCGGATGCCACCACCCGTGACGTCACCAAATTTTCCAACCTGCGCGTGGCAGATGCAAAGGTCGCCAGCCTGACAGGCGATGTGTTGCAACCGGTCGCCGATGCTGGCTCAACCGAGTTGTTGGCGACCTTGGGTAGCACCACGGTGAAAGCTCCCGTGAGCCTGAATGGCGGGCAGAAGGAGCGTGCCATTTCCTTCAATCTGGATGTCATGCCGGTGTTCCTCCGCGGGGGGTGCAATGCTGGCGGCTGCCACGGCGCGGCTCGCGGTAAAGATGGTTTCCGTCTAAGCCTTTTCGGCATGGATCCACAGGGCGACTACACTCGTCTCACCCGTGAGATGGTCGGACGTCGTGTGAATCTCGCCATCCCTGAGGAGAGCACCTTGGTGGAAAAGGCTGTGGGCGCGGTGCCTCACTCGGGAAATCAATGCTATGAACCCGAGTCCCAGTATAACAAAGCCATTTTGGAATGGATCAGCAACGGTGCTCAGTATGACCCGCCAACCGTCGCCAAGGTGACGGGTATCGAAGTCTTCCCCAAACAGATCGTTCTCGAAGGGCAGGGGAGTACCCAGCAGATCACCGTCCGCGCGACTTATTCCGATGGCAGTGACCGTGACGTGACCAAGCTGGCCTTGTTCATGTCCAACAACGATCCCACGGCCTCCATCAATAAAGATGGCCTTGTGACCAGCGGTGACCGTGGCGCAGCCTTTACCCTGGCCCGCTTCGATGTATACAGCGTCACTGCCCAGGTTCTCGTCATCCCTGCCAAGCTGGAATACGAGCGTCCGAAGCTGGTGGAAAACAACTACATTGACACTCTGGTCAATGAGAACCTGCACAAGCTGCGCATCCTTCCCAGCGGCGTCTGCACCGATGAGGAATTCGTCCGTCGTGCCTACATTGACGTCATCGGCATCTATCCGAAGCCTGACGAGATCAAGACCTTCCTGGCCGATGCCAATCCGAAGAAGCGCGAGGCCCTGGTGGACTCGCTGACTCAGCGCAAAGAATTCACTGAAGTGTGGGTGATGAAGTGGGCAGAGCTGCTCCAGATCCGCTCAGGCATCGCTGGCAACAACAATCAGCCGCCCTTCTACAAGAATGCTCTTCTGTATTATAACTGGCTGGGCGACCGCATCGGCAAAAACGTGCCGTTGGATGAGATCGTGACCGAGCTGCTTTCTTCCACGGGCGGCACCGTTTCCACCCCGGCTGTGAATTTCTACCAGACTGAGCTCGATCAGCTCAAGCTGACTGAAAACGTGGCCCAGGTGTTCATGGGCATGCGCATCCAGTGCGCCCAGTGCCATAACCATCCTTTCGACCGCTGGACGATGGATGACTACTACGGCTTCAAGGCCTTCTTCTCCCAGATTGGGCGCAAGGCCACGGACGACCCTCAGGAAGTCATCATCTTCAATAATAAGGGCGGCGAGTCCCGTCACTTCCTCACCCAGGCTGTCATGAAGCCCAAGTTCCTGGGTGGCGAATCACCGGAGATCAAGCCTGGCGAAGACCGCCGCAAGATCCTTGCCGAGTGGATTGCTTCGCCGAAGAACCCTTACTTCGCCCGCAACATCTCCAACATCGTCTGGGCTCATTTCTTCGGCCTCGGCATTGTGGATCCCGTAGATGACGTGCGCGTCTCCAACCCTCCTTCCAATCCTGAGCTTCTTGCGGCCCTGGCGGAAAATCTGACGAACTACAAGTATGACATGCGCCGTCTCGTGAAAGACATCTGCACCTCCATGACCTACCAGCGCAGCACCAAGGTCAATGAGACCAATGCCGGGGATAAGAAAAACTTCTCCCATGCCCAGGTCCGCCGCGTGCGCGCTGAGATCCTGCTGGATGCCATTTCGCAGATCACTGAAACGCCGAACAAGTTCCAGGGCCTGCCTTTGGGTGCCCGTGCGGTGCAGATCGCTGACGGTGCCGTGAGCAACTACTTCCTCACCACCTTCGGCCGCGCCAAACGTGAGTCCGTCTGCTCCTGCGAAGTGAAGATGGAGCCAACTCTGTCTCAAGCTCTCCACTTGATGAATGGCGATGCCGTCAACGACCGCATCAAGCAGGGTAAAGTGGTGGCGACACTCATCAAAGAGAAGAAGACCGATGCCGAGATCATCGAAAATCTTTACCTGCGCGTCTTTGGTCGACTACCAAAGGACAAGGAGAAGGAAGCTATCAATCAGACTCTCGCGGGTGCAGGTGACCAGCGTCAGTTGGCCCTGGAAGACGTCTTCTGGGCACTGCTAAACTCCAAGGAGTTTTACTTCAATCACTAA